In Haliotis asinina isolate JCU_RB_2024 chromosome 11, JCU_Hal_asi_v2, whole genome shotgun sequence, the genomic stretch GGTTCTTTCAGGACTGTACCTGCTGAAAGCATGAATGTGATGAATGTTCAAGTGCAAGGGGAATCCCATGATGAAACAGTAAAACTGAAATATCTGTCTGGCAGCGTGAACGGGCTTCTCATTGTGAATTACATCAGTCAGCTCGGTTTGTTATCATACACTGTAATTATTTATGTAAGCTTATCTACTTGTAAATAATACTGCAATGAAGacatatgtatttttaaaaaactgGTTTAAACtttgtaattaaaactgacttgtgtatgtgtgtagctAGATGGTCGAAGTAATGTCGATGTCACGTTACGTtgtacctcactcactcactcactccttgactTTAAGGCAACTTCTGAATCAGTGACGAGCCGGCCAGGATTCCAGATCAGTGGGTTATTGACCAGACTGACGGGACACCGTCCTAAAACTCTCGGACATTCAAATAGTTAAAATTGTACTGCTTGTTATAATTATTCTTGGACTGTGCAAAGTTGCTTTAAAGATTATGAAGAACTAtttgaaatgttcaaaatgtcattcaaCGACTATTAAACAGCgaatattgtcaaaattatCGGATAAAATTATTTGCTTCTATTTTCTGTCTTCAGACATTTAATCCATTTTCAGTAAAACTATTTCCAGTTGATTTTCGCCTCAACTGCATTCATTACGCAACCTGCAAGAAGTCATCTGGCATGTGCCGGAATAACTCGAGTGGTCACGAATGCCTCCGAAAATACGGAAAGCGTGTGATCACAGCAGGGTGGCGGTGCTATATTTTACGGCCGCTTCACACCAAACATGCTTCGGGTGGATGTCGGCCATTTCACACCGCTGTCCCGACACTGACACAGACCATTACTCACTGAGAGTGTGTCTTATCCCATTTCTCTCACCAGATTGGACGGTCCTGTCTAGGGACAGTCATTCTGGGTGTGTATATGTGAAGAGGTCATGTCGCTCTCACCAGACACCAGGACACATGAATGCCACTACATCAATGACAAGTCACGAGACGTTGTAGTTTTCAATACCATTTTAATGTGGTTCGTCGTTTGGTGattacaataataataataacaacattaATAATTCAGTTTTCTAACACGTAAAGTTAGTCGACTGCCTGTGCAGAACAAGCGTGAGCGAAGATGACAGTATATCTCAGAGGTTGCACAAATCGCTGGTCTTTGGGATGTAGCGGCAtcacttcataaatatttataacataattATGACATAATAATGAAGCCGTTTCCCTGTGTAAATGAGTTTGTCGTGAACAGGTGTTGAAAACAGGTATTGCGAGCAGTCTACAGTATACTGTAACAACAGTATACGTGACAGAGGCAGTAAACAACCGTATACATGATGATAGAGATGAACAGTCAGTAAACAACAGTATACATGAACAGAGGCAGTAAACAACAGTATACATGAGCAGAGGCAGTAAACAACAGTATACATGAACAGAGGCAGTAAACAACAGTATACATGAGCAGAGGCAGTAAACAACAGTATACATGAACAGAGGCAGTAAACAACAGTATACATGAGCAGAGGCAGTAAACAACAGTATACATGAACAGAGGCAGTAAACAACAGTATACATGAACAGAGGCAGTAAACAACAGTATACTTGAACAGAGGCAGTAAACAACAGTATACATGAGCAGAGGCAGTTAACAACAGTATACATGAACAGAGGCAGTAAACAACAGTATACATGAACAGAGGCAGTAAACAACAGTATACATGAACAGAGGCAGTAAACAACAGTATACATGAGCAGAGGCAGTTAACAACAGTATACATGAACAGAGGCAGTAAACAACAGTATACATGATGATAGAGATGAACAGTCAGTAAACAACAGTACACATGAACAGAGGCAGTAAACAACAGTATACATGAAATGAGGCAGTAAACAACAGTGCATAACAACATAAAAAACTAAGTAAGCCTTTAGCACTAACCACGATAGACGTGTCTCTACAAAATAAACACGCACCTGTAAACCTTATCTGTCCATTGCACAGCTCCAGAGAGTTCGAAATGTGAGTTAATGTCCTTGGAACTATGAATCATAGCTGACCTAAAGTCGAACCTCACGGTGCATTTCGTAACAATACTGAGGGTCAGAAGTAATGGACATGCCACAAATCCCAAGGGCAGGATTTGGTTCAGCTAACGATCTGAGCGTTTCAAATGATCGTTTTACCAGTTCAGTCGGTACTGAGTTGTGATTCTTTGTGAAAGTGAgcatacacacatatgcacgCACGCccgcacgcatacacacacagtcTGTCATGTTGCTGTTCCCCCTTTTTCTTTCGtcaccaatcgtatcgtgacaAAAAGTCACGAATGGGCAGTCACAATCGTATATATGAGCATAGCAACCGTGGAACATGTGGTCTACAATTGCATCAAATGCGGTAAAGTCTGCTAGTTGGCCCGTTTTTTCAGGCCTCAATATATCTCGGGGAAGAAACGCCCATGCAGAGAGAAGGGGACAACAGTTGGGAGGTCTGCTTTGTTGATCATCTCCATTGTCCGAGCATCGAGTATAGCCAGGTAGCTCTTCCTCCGGACCCCATCCAGGATAGGCAGCATGAGAACACCGTCGTCCTCCTCCTTGCCGTGGGGGGTGGGGACGAACCACGCCTCCGATGGGTAGTGGTACGGGAGGTACCATACCTTGTCCCCATTCTGTTTACATAAGTCCTTCTTGACCAAAGCAATTTTACTCAGGGTCACGTTGTCTTTCTTCAACACAATGCCGTACACGTAACAATACTGGTGCGCTCGGTATTGTTCGTTGATTGTCGGCATGTCAATGTTGGGTGTAAACGGGGCCGATTTGGGTCCTGTAAATGTCTCAACTCTCACGGTCTTTGTGGCTAGGGATATGTGGTATCGTTGTATGTGGGCAGCTGAGTCAAACTGGTTCCGCTTGACTGGATCGGTTAAGACCTTCATTTCTAAATTCTTCACGAATTCGGGGCTCGAGTAGGCGGACACGTCCAACACTATGTCGGTGTCGCTGGTCTCGAAAGCATTGATATGATGCATGGCAAAGACGCTGTGCGTTGTCATGGTGATGACTTTGCCTGTCTTCAGCTCTACCACATACACTGTTGTGGGCTGATCTGGATACCAGTCTAGACACTTGAACGGCTCGGCTTTGAACACCATTTTCTTGATGTTCACGTAAAAGGGGCTGGCAAACAAAATGGCGTACCTCTCTGTAACGGAGAAGGAATGCATGTAAGGTACGCGATCAACGTTCCATCTGGCGATAGTTTCACGTTTTGTCGGGGAGACAATTCTTATTAGACTGATCGCACTACTCGTCCAGGGCAAGATACTGACACTTGACAAGAACGTCACGTGGTGACTTGTTCCCGGTTCCGGAAGTGGGTGAGCAGACGATAATAAATCGAGAAAAGCTAACATCCCGAAACTGCTGCTACTAGTAGAGGACACCCCTGCCGTCACGGCGCCACCTGTTGAGAGGTCACGCGGGTAGAAGACGTAGTACTTCCAGAAGTCGTTGAGGGCAACGTATTGCGTCAGATTCCGATCATCGTCGGAGTAGGCGTAGATGTTGACGTTCATGTTGTCAATGCCTCGCACCAGGGTCTGCAATAAACAAGTGagttataaatacatgtatatcagccTGTAGGCCATTAAATCATGGGAAGATGAACTGTGCTTTGCGCAAACGACGTCCATTAAAGCAGAATGTCTGAGGGGGTTTAATACCGCTGTTATCAGATTTCTATCACCTTAATATTGAAGGAAATCCCTAAATGCAGTGTAAACTTTATTGCAGTCATGTAAATGTGTATAGTGAAATCTAAAGAGGGTCTATCGGGATAAGGACCACACGGTCAGAGGAACGCTGTAGACAACGCTGTAGACAACCCTTTGAACCCGCAACACGGAAGTACCTGCATGTGTTTTAATCTGAATCTTCCAACAACGCTCCAGTGGAGAGTCAGAAAGGCGCAGCATTGACTTACCTGTACTTTCTCCAGTTGTGAAAACTCCGGCTTCACACCTTCGAACAGCAAGTAAGGAGCGATTGTTCCGTCTCGCATCGAGTCCTTGTAGAAGTGGGTGCGGAGAAACTTGGTGGAGAAGAAGGCTGAGTTGTTTCCTGTAAACCGCCAACTGGCCAGCTTCGCAAAGGCGTCGAAAGAATGCTTGAAACTACGTCTTCCGTTGGAGAACAGCCCTAAACCATTCCGGACCTGGAACAAGACCGTGGGACATTACCGTcaaaaagagtgagtgatttgtACCCTTTACCACACGTCTAGCAATACATTCCagaaagacccgtgaaggtccggggtagaatatgccttcagcaaaccatacttgccataaaatgcgactatgcttgtcgtaagaggagactaacgggatcgggtggtgaagATCGCTGACtaggtttacacatgtcatcggttcccaattgtgcagatcgatgctcatgttgttgatcactggattgtgtgggcTAGACTCGATTTTTATAGACCGACGtcatatattgctgagtgcggcgtaaatctaaactcactcactcactcactcactcactctctcactcagtcCACTCCACTCAGTCCTTCATACATTCAACCCATGTTGGGAGTCGAACCTGGATCCGACGCTTTCCCTACTAaggtcacagaaacgtgacataaTGAACACTTGTAGTCTAAAATGTACGGAAATAGCAATTCTGACCTCGCTGCAGCTATAGTCAAACTTCAAATAATGCCCGAGCATCCAGAACGAAAAATAATGTTCTTGGAACTTAAAAAAATACTAAtaatgtcacatgactgagataAACGTGGAACCCTTCTAACTATTGTGGAACTTTTTGGTGCTTCTGTGCAGTTTAAAATCATGTTTAAGGCTGTGCTTATCTGTCAACTTAGTGTTACCGTCCCTTTGTGGAACTTGGTAACATCAATATTTAGCCCAACGCGCACACAGACTGTCCGAGTAATCCTACCGATAACGGTCAGTGTGTTGTAAGTGACCTTATGCAGATCGCGGGGGCCCGTGGATCGCTTTATGTAAGTGGACATGGCGGCGATCCTCACATGACTGCCGTTCTCTACTCGTAGTTAAGAAACAACTGGACCGCTTGTGTAAACCatcaggtcaaggtcaaggacgaTGCTGGATGTATTTACTATATTTCATGTCTTAATGGAAATACCTGGCATTCATTATTACAGGCACGTGAAGACAGCCCTTAGGGTTAGAGCGTATTAAATCCCTATAATCGGATTGCGTTTCATCTTTCGTATCTCCAGACAAACGTCAATTAAAACCATATAGTTTGAGAATGAAAACGAAATCTACTTACCAACGTTCCGCGAAGCCATTTTGGAGCCGGCGGTTGAAACGTCAACTGTACATCATGCATTTCTTCTCTGTTTGACATTAAGAGAAGTTCAAACCCAATGTCATCAGTTGCACTGCACACGTAAGGCACGTGTATCACACTGCAGAACGCGGACAGGATCTGGTACATTAACATGGTTTGTGCTTGGTGTACACGAGGCTCCGGTTAACACAGGTGATTGTTTAAATGTAATCAGTTCACTCTTAAGAATCGAAAATGAACTGATTACACGTACCGGAAATAGCAACGAAATGTCCAGATTGCTGAGGTGGTCGGTTAGTAAAGTTTCTGTTACACATATGCAAAAATCAACAAAAGGCTGGAGGTAGAAGACAGGCGAGTCCAGGTATGGGCGCCGGCTGGATGGTCAGTGGTCAGTTTACATAAGCGCCCCGACCGTGCTGTGTTTATAAGACATATTAATATTAACACGTTAATATGCTGCAAGCCAGTCTTGATTGTGGTATAAAGGGTTCGGTGTTAACGGTTTTTTAAGTGGCCAACTCCAGTATGTGATGAGTACTTGCAATGTCCAGTTATCGATACTCACTCAAACAAAGAGTTGCCATGGCAATGAGCGTCTCCAATAATATTGTTCATTTCCCCAAGAATGATTTCACAGCTGTCCGTATGTACCACCTCTTCAATAATCCTGGGCTGACGCTGGTCTGCTGGTTGTGTCAGTAATGTGACGAGATGTGGCTTGCTTCCGTGGTGGTCAGATATGCAACAGGCATTCAGCAACGTCGCACAGTATATATAGTGCCGAGGTGGTTGTGCCATGCGCCTGatgatctatagtctgtttcagACAATGGTGCGTCATGAACCTCGGCTGTTGAATAGCATCACTGAACCAACATCAGATCATTGCGAGTCTAGTGTTGGTTCAGTGAAACCTATATTATGAAGCACACAAATCATGTACCTTGATCTGTCTATATCATTGTTGTGATCGTTGGACTGACCACGGTTCGAATCCCATTTTCTCTATGTCATGATGTTCATTTGTCTGTACCGATGTTGTGATCGTTGGATTCACCAGGGTTCGAATCTCTTATATTCTTCACGTCATGATCTTCATTTGTCTGTACCGATGTTGTGATCTTTGGGCTCACC encodes the following:
- the LOC137256099 gene encoding beta,beta-carotene 15,15'-dioxygenase-like, which translates into the protein MLMYQILSAFCSVIHVPYVCSATDDIGFELLLMSNREEMHDVQLTFQPPAPKWLRGTLVRNGLGLFSNGRRSFKHSFDAFAKLASWRFTGNNSAFFSTKFLRTHFYKDSMRDGTIAPYLLFEGVKPEFSQLEKVQTLVRGIDNMNVNIYAYSDDDRNLTQYVALNDFWKYYVFYPRDLSTGGAVTAGVSSTSSSSFGMLAFLDLLSSAHPLPEPGTSHHVTFLSSVSILPWTSSAISLIRIVSPTKRETIARWNVDRVPYMHSFSVTERYAILFASPFYVNIKKMVFKAEPFKCLDWYPDQPTTVYVVELKTGKVITMTTHSVFAMHHINAFETSDTDIVLDVSAYSSPEFVKNLEMKVLTDPVKRNQFDSAAHIQRYHISLATKTVRVETFTGPKSAPFTPNIDMPTINEQYRAHQYCYVYGIVLKKDNVTLSKIALVKKDLCKQNGDKVWYLPYHYPSEAWFVPTPHGKEEDDGVLMLPILDGVRRKSYLAILDARTMEMINKADLPTVVPFSLHGRFFPEIY